One Deinococcus humi genomic region harbors:
- a CDS encoding DUF4384 domain-containing protein, translating to MRTFLLLGTLALGLSACTVTVQPNANVQIQPQRSNLITGLRPDRGEGSTYAVGEAVRFQFSARVPGYVTLIALQSNGFASVLAQNVYVNAGTTFFPRPEDGVMYNLAEPRGIQRVRAIFTRVRPTTSLVLSGTYDGNRWNSTTTAYLTPYALGDRDVQETYLYIR from the coding sequence ATGCGCACCTTCCTTCTGCTCGGCACGCTGGCCCTGGGGCTCAGCGCCTGCACCGTGACTGTCCAGCCCAACGCCAACGTTCAGATTCAGCCGCAGCGCAGCAACCTGATCACCGGCCTGCGCCCGGACCGGGGCGAGGGCAGCACCTACGCCGTGGGCGAGGCAGTGCGTTTTCAGTTCAGCGCCCGCGTGCCCGGCTACGTGACCCTGATCGCCCTGCAGAGCAACGGCTTTGCCAGCGTCCTGGCCCAGAACGTCTACGTGAATGCCGGGACCACTTTCTTCCCGCGTCCCGAAGACGGCGTGATGTACAACCTGGCCGAGCCGCGCGGCATCCAGCGGGTGCGTGCCATCTTTACCCGCGTGCGCCCCACCACGAGCCTCGTGCTGAGCGGCACGTACGACGGCAACCGCTGGAACTCGACCACCACCGCCTACCTGACCCCCTACGCTCTGGGGGACCGAGACGTGCAGGAAACCTACCTGTATATCCGGTAA
- the ftsH gene encoding ATP-dependent zinc metalloprotease FtsH yields MTRAVRSLVLMWLLCAAPCSAALAQGEPVFPTATQTKPTDETPGTPAAPGTLPGGGYSTNRFFEDLKNGRVASVRLDSAGNASVTFLAGPSASSPAMRSLVVPPDGATLDKIRAANVPLRVVAGGSPFGWITQALPLVLTALILLVLWRSMRGASGGGNAASNFGKSKAAVIAEGQIKLNFTDVAGCDEAKQDLQEVVDFLRQPEKYHQLGARIPHGVLLVGPPGSGKTLLAKAVAGEAKVPYFSISGSDFVEMFVGVGAARVRDLFEQARKSAPCIVFIDEIDAVGRKRGVSMQGGNDEREQTLNQLLVEMDGFGSGQEVIILAATNRPDVLDAALLRPGRFDRQVVVDAPDVRGREHILRIHARKKPLDVSVDLGVVARRTAGMVGADLENLLNEAALQAAREGRNRITGRDVDEARDRVLMGPERRSMVVREADRKVTAYHEVGHALAAQLLPHANRVNKLTVVPRGRAAGFMMPDADDRLHVTRPALEDMIAVALAGRAAEEVIYGEVTTGAQNDFQQATNIARRMVTEWGMSDRIGKVALASDQAGYLGGGSQMQPMSEATAQEIDEEVRALIDAAYGRVLTLVREHLAAVHEIVRVLLSRETLYGEEFSTLLAGGQLAEPSPVSLSKTASLA; encoded by the coding sequence ATGACCCGCGCCGTGCGTTCCCTGGTGTTGATGTGGCTGTTGTGCGCTGCTCCATGTTCCGCTGCCCTGGCCCAAGGAGAACCGGTTTTTCCCACCGCCACGCAGACGAAGCCGACGGATGAGACGCCCGGCACCCCGGCGGCACCGGGGACATTGCCGGGCGGCGGCTATAGCACCAATCGGTTCTTCGAGGACCTCAAGAATGGGCGGGTGGCCTCAGTCCGGCTGGACAGCGCCGGCAACGCCAGCGTGACCTTCCTGGCTGGGCCAAGTGCCTCGTCGCCGGCGATGCGCTCGCTGGTGGTGCCGCCCGACGGCGCCACGCTGGACAAGATTCGCGCGGCCAACGTGCCGCTGCGGGTGGTGGCGGGTGGCTCGCCCTTCGGCTGGATCACGCAGGCGCTGCCGCTGGTGTTGACCGCGCTGATCCTGCTGGTGTTGTGGCGCAGCATGCGCGGCGCTAGCGGTGGCGGCAATGCCGCCAGCAATTTCGGGAAATCGAAGGCGGCGGTGATTGCCGAGGGGCAGATCAAGCTGAACTTCACCGACGTTGCCGGCTGCGACGAGGCCAAGCAGGACCTGCAGGAAGTCGTGGACTTCCTGCGCCAGCCCGAGAAATACCACCAGCTCGGCGCCCGCATCCCCCACGGCGTCCTCCTCGTCGGCCCGCCTGGTTCCGGCAAGACCCTGCTGGCCAAAGCCGTCGCCGGCGAGGCCAAGGTGCCGTACTTCTCCATCAGCGGCTCGGACTTCGTCGAGATGTTTGTCGGTGTCGGCGCCGCCCGCGTCCGTGACCTGTTCGAACAGGCGCGCAAGAGTGCCCCGTGCATCGTCTTTATCGACGAGATCGACGCCGTGGGCCGCAAGCGCGGCGTCTCGATGCAGGGCGGCAACGACGAGCGCGAGCAGACCCTCAACCAGTTGCTGGTGGAAATGGACGGGTTCGGCAGCGGCCAGGAAGTGATCATCCTGGCCGCCACCAACCGCCCGGATGTGCTCGACGCTGCCTTGCTGCGTCCGGGACGCTTTGACCGCCAGGTGGTGGTGGACGCCCCCGACGTGCGGGGCCGCGAACACATCCTGAGGATTCACGCGCGCAAAAAGCCGCTGGACGTGAGCGTGGACCTGGGCGTGGTGGCCCGGCGCACGGCAGGGATGGTGGGGGCGGATCTGGAGAACCTGCTCAACGAGGCGGCGCTGCAAGCGGCGCGGGAGGGACGCAACCGCATCACCGGGCGGGATGTGGACGAGGCCAGAGACCGGGTGCTGATGGGCCCCGAGCGGCGCAGCATGGTGGTGCGGGAGGCCGATCGTAAGGTCACCGCCTACCACGAAGTCGGTCACGCCCTGGCCGCTCAACTCCTGCCCCATGCCAACCGCGTCAACAAGCTGACTGTGGTGCCGCGTGGCCGGGCGGCGGGCTTCATGATGCCCGATGCCGACGACCGCCTGCACGTCACCCGCCCCGCGCTCGAGGACATGATCGCCGTGGCCCTGGCGGGCCGCGCGGCGGAGGAAGTCATCTACGGCGAGGTCACCACCGGCGCCCAGAACGATTTCCAGCAGGCCACCAACATCGCTCGGCGCATGGTCACCGAATGGGGGATGAGTGACCGCATCGGCAAGGTGGCGCTGGCCTCCGATCAAGCCGGGTATCTGGGCGGCGGTTCGCAGATGCAGCCCATGTCAGAGGCCACCGCCCAGGAAATCGACGAGGAGGTGCGCGCCCTGATCGACGCCGCCTACGGACGCGTGCTGACCCTGGTGCGCGAACACTTGGCCGCCGTCCACGAGATCGTGCGCGTCCTGCTGTCCCGTGAGACCCTGTACGGCGAGGAGTTCTCCACCTTGCTGGCCGGTGGTCAGCTGGCCGAACCATCTCCAGTCAGCCTGAGCAAGACCGCCAGCCTGGCCTGA
- a CDS encoding mechanosensitive ion channel family protein, with product MLEILLVQLSKPSVWLWLAIALVISYAIYRFGHLLLRALKDQIDARMLQALKWLWLVTVVVGYVAYATYKIYLPDVPVLFALGQNIAEGFRNTAGQAVVIVALALIAWRMVGNFSESIVPGDEEFNRRNVRVQTLKGVVESTLKVIIIIISLIAGLQALGVNATSLLAGVSVLGLAVGFGAQSLIKDVFTGFFILLEDQYGVGDVITVNSGTLSGNVERLNLRVTALRALDGTVHIVPNGQINTVSVSSKDWSRVVATVDVTYNANINDALRVLKAVSDELYAAEDWKRFFLEEPEIQGVTQLAADGVTLRALFKVLPKSQYAVGREFNRRIKIAMDQAGIEIPFPQRSLNFGGSPIEIKLTRDDGERRPPEQNRTRSPIKPSETRDPEDED from the coding sequence ATGCTGGAAATTCTGCTTGTCCAACTGTCTAAACCCAGCGTGTGGCTCTGGCTGGCCATCGCGCTGGTCATCTCCTACGCCATCTACCGTTTTGGCCACCTGCTGCTGCGGGCCCTGAAAGACCAGATCGACGCCCGCATGCTGCAGGCCCTGAAATGGCTGTGGCTGGTGACCGTGGTGGTGGGTTACGTCGCCTACGCCACCTACAAGATCTACCTGCCCGACGTCCCCGTGCTGTTCGCACTGGGTCAGAACATTGCCGAGGGCTTCCGCAACACCGCCGGACAGGCCGTGGTGATCGTGGCGCTCGCCCTGATCGCGTGGCGGATGGTGGGCAATTTCAGCGAGAGCATCGTGCCGGGCGACGAGGAATTCAACCGCCGCAACGTGCGGGTACAGACCCTCAAGGGCGTGGTGGAAAGCACCCTGAAGGTCATCATCATCATCATCAGCCTGATCGCGGGCCTGCAGGCGCTGGGGGTCAATGCCACCAGCCTGCTGGCCGGGGTCTCGGTGCTGGGTCTGGCAGTGGGTTTCGGCGCACAGAGCCTGATCAAGGACGTTTTCACCGGCTTTTTCATTCTGCTGGAAGATCAGTACGGTGTGGGCGACGTGATCACGGTCAACAGCGGGACCCTCAGCGGCAACGTGGAGAGGCTGAATCTGCGCGTGACCGCCCTGCGCGCCCTGGACGGCACGGTGCATATCGTCCCCAACGGTCAGATCAATACCGTCAGCGTCAGCAGCAAGGACTGGAGCCGGGTGGTGGCCACTGTGGACGTGACCTACAATGCCAACATCAACGACGCGTTGCGCGTGCTGAAGGCCGTCAGTGACGAGCTTTACGCCGCCGAGGACTGGAAGCGTTTCTTTCTGGAGGAACCTGAGATTCAGGGCGTCACCCAGCTGGCCGCCGATGGCGTAACGTTGCGCGCCCTGTTCAAGGTCCTGCCCAAGAGCCAGTACGCGGTGGGCCGCGAGTTCAATCGCCGCATCAAGATCGCCATGGATCAGGCGGGCATCGAGATTCCGTTCCCCCAGCGCAGCCTGAACTTCGGCGGCTCGCCTATCGAGATCAAACTGACGCGCGACGACGGTGAGCGCAGGCCGCCCGAGCAGAACCGCACCCGTTCTCCCATCAAACCCAGCGAGACCCGTGACCCGGAGGATGAGGACTGA
- a CDS encoding VOC family protein: protein MPIHFHHVLLAAHDKAEAATFLAWLFGLNAPTFWGPFATVYLEDGTHIQFAKPETESIQMQHVAFLVDNRTFDEIYGRMLTSQLDHWADPQMTLPGQVNTHHGGRGVYFKDPTGHGLEIITRLPSS, encoded by the coding sequence ATGCCCATCCACTTCCATCACGTTCTGCTCGCCGCCCACGATAAAGCCGAGGCGGCCACCTTCCTGGCCTGGCTGTTCGGCCTGAACGCCCCGACCTTCTGGGGGCCGTTCGCCACGGTGTACCTGGAGGACGGGACGCACATCCAGTTTGCAAAGCCGGAAACGGAAAGCATCCAGATGCAGCACGTCGCCTTTCTGGTCGATAACCGCACCTTCGACGAAATTTACGGCCGCATGCTGACCAGCCAGCTGGATCACTGGGCCGATCCGCAGATGACCCTGCCCGGCCAGGTCAACACCCATCACGGTGGACGGGGCGTGTATTTCAAAGACCCTACCGGCCACGGGCTGGAGATCATCACGCGGCTCCCCTCGAGCTAG
- a CDS encoding glycosyltransferase family 2 protein — protein sequence MLDSRPPEAPSVAVIIPAYNEADTVADVVRVGLQLAPQVVVASDGSDDATAAVARAAGARVVELAENVGKGAALRAALDATNAEFIVMLDADLTGLTLDHLRRMLRPVISGELDMSIGVFEGGGFVTDWGNKLTPHLSGQRVCRRDWLLAVPHLGEERWPEPAITAHLKATGARWDYVELPQVGQVLKEKKRGFWNGAWARTRMYADLLTFRARRKKS from the coding sequence ATGCTGGACTCGCGCCCCCCCGAAGCCCCGTCCGTGGCGGTGATCATTCCCGCCTACAACGAGGCGGACACGGTGGCGGACGTGGTGCGGGTGGGTCTGCAACTCGCGCCGCAGGTGGTGGTGGCCTCCGATGGCAGCGACGACGCTACGGCAGCGGTGGCCCGCGCGGCGGGAGCGCGGGTAGTGGAACTGGCCGAGAACGTCGGTAAGGGCGCGGCCCTGAGGGCGGCGCTGGACGCCACGAACGCCGAGTTCATTGTGATGCTGGACGCCGACCTGACCGGGCTGACCCTGGACCACCTGCGGCGGATGCTGCGCCCGGTGATCAGCGGCGAACTGGACATGAGCATCGGCGTCTTCGAGGGCGGCGGTTTCGTGACCGACTGGGGCAATAAACTGACGCCGCACCTGAGTGGGCAGCGGGTCTGCCGCCGCGACTGGCTGCTGGCCGTGCCCCACCTGGGCGAGGAACGCTGGCCCGAACCGGCCATCACCGCGCACCTCAAGGCCACCGGAGCGCGGTGGGATTACGTGGAACTACCACAGGTGGGACAGGTGCTCAAGGAGAAAAAACGTGGGTTCTGGAACGGCGCGTGGGCCCGAACCCGCATGTACGCCGATCTGCTGACCTTCCGGGCCCGGCGCAAGAAGTCCTGA
- a CDS encoding arginine--tRNA ligase — protein MDLKAQLKTAVEDAAQQMGAAVDAAIQETPAGKAGDYGTPAAFLIAKAVGGNPAQIAAQLAQTVRLPEGIRKVEAAGPFLNFFVDVGAFVRGVVEQPFEMPRLSGKVVIEHTSVNPNKELHVGHLRNVVLGDSMARIFRAAGQTVEVQNYIDDTGRQAAESIFAVNHYGLEWDGVQKYDHWLGEGYVRLNADPAKAELEPGIREIMHRLEAGELRSEVEKVVHAHLQTCFRLGARYDLLNWESDVVGSGFLSKAMTILKDSKYTSSPNEGKYAGAFVMDVAEFMPGLEEPQVVLIRTDGTAMYAAKDIGYQFWKFGLFEGMKFKPFATDPEGRTVWTSAPDGQPDTEARFGHADEVINVIDSRQDHPQTVVRSSLGVAGHTEMKERSIHLSYAFVTLEGQTISGRKGVTVSADAAMDEAQNRALGELSKVNPELAAQAGADEIARRIGLGAIRFAMLKAEPTRKIDFRWEQALALNGDTAPYIQYAAVRAANILRRGQEAGFAVDGTGADWDTVPDIDLALAKQVAKLPQIVAQSVRVHSPHVVAQYALDLATSFNAWYNAKDRKGKPATNVLQSEEGLREARLALVSRLRQAFEETLDLIGIEVPAAM, from the coding sequence ATGGACCTCAAGGCACAACTCAAAACGGCGGTGGAAGACGCGGCCCAGCAGATGGGCGCGGCGGTGGACGCCGCCATTCAGGAAACCCCGGCAGGCAAGGCGGGCGACTATGGCACCCCCGCCGCCTTTCTGATCGCCAAGGCCGTGGGCGGCAACCCCGCGCAGATCGCCGCGCAACTGGCCCAGACAGTCAGACTCCCTGAGGGCATCAGGAAAGTCGAGGCCGCGGGACCATTCCTGAACTTCTTCGTGGACGTGGGTGCGTTCGTGCGCGGCGTCGTCGAACAGCCCTTCGAGATGCCCCGGCTGAGCGGCAAGGTGGTGATCGAGCACACCTCGGTCAACCCCAACAAGGAACTGCATGTGGGTCACCTGCGAAATGTGGTGCTGGGAGACAGCATGGCCCGTATCTTTCGCGCCGCCGGGCAGACGGTAGAGGTTCAGAACTACATCGACGATACCGGGCGTCAGGCCGCCGAATCCATCTTTGCGGTGAACCACTACGGCCTGGAGTGGGACGGCGTGCAGAAGTACGACCACTGGCTGGGGGAGGGGTACGTGCGCCTGAACGCCGACCCGGCAAAGGCTGAACTGGAGCCGGGCATCCGCGAGATCATGCACCGCCTGGAAGCCGGGGAACTGAGGTCAGAGGTGGAAAAGGTCGTCCACGCCCACCTGCAGACCTGCTTTCGCCTGGGCGCACGCTATGACCTATTGAACTGGGAATCCGACGTGGTGGGCAGCGGTTTTCTGAGCAAGGCCATGACCATCCTGAAAGACAGCAAGTACACCTCCTCCCCCAACGAGGGCAAGTACGCCGGGGCCTTCGTGATGGACGTGGCCGAGTTCATGCCCGGTCTGGAGGAACCGCAGGTGGTGCTGATCCGCACCGACGGCACGGCCATGTACGCCGCCAAGGACATCGGGTACCAGTTCTGGAAGTTCGGGCTGTTCGAGGGCATGAAATTCAAGCCGTTCGCCACCGATCCCGAGGGCCGCACGGTCTGGACGAGTGCGCCGGACGGCCAGCCGGACACCGAAGCGCGCTTCGGTCACGCCGACGAGGTCATCAACGTCATCGACTCGCGCCAGGACCACCCGCAGACCGTGGTCAGGAGTTCACTGGGCGTCGCCGGACACACCGAGATGAAAGAGCGCAGCATTCACCTGTCGTACGCCTTCGTGACCCTGGAGGGCCAGACCATCAGTGGGCGCAAGGGCGTGACCGTGAGTGCCGACGCGGCGATGGACGAGGCGCAGAACAGAGCGCTGGGCGAGTTGTCGAAGGTCAACCCCGAACTTGCCGCGCAGGCCGGGGCCGACGAGATTGCCCGCCGCATCGGCCTGGGCGCGATCCGCTTTGCCATGCTCAAGGCCGAGCCGACGCGCAAGATCGACTTCCGCTGGGAGCAGGCGCTGGCCCTCAACGGCGATACCGCACCATATATCCAGTACGCCGCCGTCCGTGCCGCCAATATTCTCCGCAGGGGTCAGGAGGCTGGCTTTGCGGTGGACGGCACGGGGGCCGACTGGGATACGGTGCCGGACATTGACCTGGCCCTGGCCAAGCAGGTTGCCAAGCTGCCTCAAATTGTCGCCCAGAGCGTGCGCGTCCACTCGCCGCATGTGGTGGCCCAGTACGCCCTGGACCTCGCCACCTCGTTCAACGCGTGGTACAACGCCAAAGACAGGAAGGGCAAGCCCGCCACCAACGTCTTGCAGTCGGAAGAGGGCCTGCGCGAGGCCCGGCTGGCACTGGTGTCTCGCCTGCGTCAGGCCTTCGAGGAAACGCTGGACCTGATCGGCATCGAGGTTCCTGCGGCGATGTGA
- a CDS encoding alpha/beta hydrolase, translated as MSRFLSLIAVLAVTVPSVAGAATPPRTPVPNIPQSGTSPQPVDWLPLGQTGRESLLRIPDSCTYLPCPLVVVSHPRNQSAPRLRDSATFRVLIEALLDSHFAVLLSGDGGPATWGSPSAMKEVGQIHAAALKRFGWNGRTYALGLSMGGLMALRSALPGSPYRVGGVALIDAWTDLRVAWGASSTRRKEISVAYGTQSEPPPSMDPLMQTFKAPYLPLFVAASVSDGTVPALTNGERLYPHAALGNSEFVSLSGPHLGGNRFTPEMAQKLVNFYKRLEERATVKAAK; from the coding sequence GTGAGTCGGTTCCTTTCCCTGATTGCGGTGCTGGCCGTGACTGTTCCCTCTGTTGCGGGAGCCGCCACGCCGCCGCGCACCCCCGTTCCCAACATCCCCCAGTCCGGCACGTCGCCCCAGCCGGTCGACTGGCTGCCGCTGGGCCAGACCGGGCGTGAATCCCTGCTGCGAATTCCCGACAGTTGCACCTACCTGCCCTGCCCGCTGGTGGTGGTCTCTCACCCCCGCAATCAGAGCGCGCCCCGTTTGCGTGACAGCGCCACCTTCCGGGTGCTGATCGAAGCCCTGCTGGATTCACATTTTGCTGTTCTCCTTAGCGGCGACGGCGGCCCCGCCACCTGGGGCAGCCCCAGCGCCATGAAGGAAGTGGGGCAGATCCACGCCGCCGCCCTCAAGCGCTTTGGCTGGAATGGCCGCACCTACGCCCTAGGCCTGAGCATGGGCGGCCTGATGGCCCTGCGGAGCGCCCTGCCCGGTAGTCCCTACCGGGTGGGCGGCGTGGCGCTGATTGATGCCTGGACGGACCTACGGGTGGCCTGGGGGGCCTCGTCCACCCGCCGCAAGGAGATCAGCGTGGCCTACGGCACCCAGAGCGAGCCGCCGCCCAGCATGGACCCGCTGATGCAGACCTTCAAAGCGCCGTACCTGCCACTGTTCGTGGCCGCCAGCGTCAGCGACGGCACTGTCCCGGCCCTGACCAACGGCGAACGCCTGTATCCGCACGCCGCTCTGGGAAACAGCGAGTTCGTCTCCCTGAGCGGCCCCCACCTGGGCGGCAACCGCTTTACGCCAGAGATGGCGCAAAAGCTGGTGAACTTCTACAAACGGCTCGAAGAACGCGCCACCGTGAAGGCAGCCAAGTAG
- a CDS encoding acyltransferase yields the protein MTQTRFPPSAEPEPPSLPRPPEDPDATADAEGLIPPSEAEPGGRGPTLHKLTAIDLFRGITILEVVAHHTSGLALRYAVPDTLSFLLLQLINRTLHFAVPAFVFLSAVVLTRSLLRNFRPGRYFWRRLTRGAWPYLLWSALYIAWYVWTGQRPPDTLTDPDKWLFYLQYGKASYHLYFLLVALEVYLVIPLLLPLARRRPPIVLAILIGAALQLGIYLLNRSFLRLPYPASTVLWYILPITVGVAVGARLDEFPAWWRKYRLFLVAAAATAYALYLPQALAYVRGEALNPTVYSTLSWTYTTLMALTVLGVAYSLQRLRRPWRVGLGTIGMFSLQIYLIHPAILQTLELLHSPGGDPQGFALTILGYFLAALILPALLALLLVDTRLSKLIFGR from the coding sequence ATGACCCAGACCCGTTTTCCCCCCTCCGCCGAGCCCGAGCCGCCGTCCCTGCCGCGCCCGCCGGAAGACCCTGATGCCACCGCCGATGCCGAGGGACTGATCCCTCCGTCGGAGGCCGAGCCGGGAGGCCGGGGGCCGACGCTGCACAAGCTGACCGCCATCGATCTGTTCCGGGGCATCACCATTCTGGAGGTGGTGGCCCACCACACCTCCGGGCTGGCGCTGCGCTACGCGGTGCCCGACACCCTGAGTTTCCTGCTGCTGCAACTGATCAACCGCACGCTGCACTTCGCCGTGCCCGCCTTTGTATTCCTGTCGGCGGTGGTGCTGACCCGCAGCCTGCTGAGGAATTTCAGGCCGGGGCGGTACTTCTGGCGGCGGCTCACCCGTGGGGCGTGGCCGTACCTGCTGTGGAGCGCGCTGTACATCGCGTGGTACGTATGGACCGGGCAGCGCCCCCCCGACACCCTGACCGATCCCGACAAGTGGCTGTTCTACCTGCAGTACGGCAAGGCCAGCTACCACCTGTATTTCCTGCTGGTGGCGCTGGAGGTTTACCTGGTGATTCCGCTGCTGCTGCCGCTGGCCCGCCGCAGGCCGCCGATCGTGCTGGCCATCTTGATCGGTGCAGCGCTGCAGCTGGGCATCTACCTGCTGAACCGCTCCTTTCTGCGGCTGCCCTATCCGGCCAGTACCGTCTTGTGGTACATCCTGCCGATCACGGTGGGCGTGGCGGTGGGCGCGCGGCTCGACGAGTTCCCGGCGTGGTGGCGCAAGTACCGCCTTTTCCTGGTCGCGGCGGCAGCGACGGCCTACGCGCTGTACCTCCCGCAGGCGCTTGCCTACGTGCGCGGCGAGGCCCTGAACCCCACGGTGTATTCCACCTTAAGCTGGACCTACACCACCCTGATGGCGCTGACCGTGCTGGGGGTGGCCTACAGCCTGCAACGCCTGAGACGGCCGTGGCGCGTGGGCCTGGGGACCATTGGGATGTTCAGCCTGCAGATCTACCTGATCCACCCGGCCATCTTGCAGACGCTCGAACTCCTGCATTCCCCTGGAGGAGACCCGCAGGGCTTCGCCCTGACCATTCTGGGCTACTTCCTGGCCGCCCTGATCCTGCCCGCACTGCTGGCGCTGCTGCTGGTAGACACCCGGCTGAGCAAGCTCATCTTCGGACGCTAA
- a CDS encoding prephenate dehydrogenase, with the protein MSETDLSPLPVTPTPLFGTAVVAGVGLIGGSVAGGLRQRFLARRVIGLDASVDVLREAEALGLVDEVRPTAGEWLRDADLVVLAAPMRALLPLANELAPFLNPAALVTDVGSVKGGIAAEMERLMVRNFVAGHPMAGSERGGVTHANAALLENAVWVLTPTDQTPLTALSRARTLVEGLGAAPVVMPPDAHDALVATVSHLPYLASLALTHMVARDERLSLLAAGGFRDLTRVASGDPRMSRDMVVENKAALREALRRFRYQLDRLEADLEEPEELLAAAHEGKRTRDSLPVVRRSLLPQKYDLVVAVPDRPNQIGIVTQTLGAAGVNIKDIEVLAIREEGGALRLGLESADAVTQATGILRGAGFEVRGRG; encoded by the coding sequence ATGTCTGAGACGGACCTGTCCCCCCTGCCCGTGACCCCCACACCGCTGTTCGGGACGGCGGTGGTGGCCGGGGTGGGCCTGATTGGCGGCAGCGTGGCCGGTGGCCTGCGCCAGCGCTTCCTGGCCCGACGCGTGATCGGCCTGGACGCCAGCGTGGACGTGCTGCGTGAGGCCGAGGCCCTGGGGCTGGTGGACGAGGTGCGCCCCACGGCGGGCGAGTGGCTGCGCGACGCCGATCTGGTGGTTCTGGCCGCCCCGATGCGCGCCCTGCTTCCGCTGGCGAACGAACTGGCCCCCTTTCTGAATCCGGCAGCGCTCGTGACCGACGTGGGCAGTGTCAAGGGCGGCATCGCCGCCGAGATGGAGCGGCTCATGGTCCGCAACTTCGTGGCCGGCCATCCGATGGCGGGCAGCGAGCGCGGCGGAGTTACGCACGCCAACGCCGCGCTGCTGGAAAACGCCGTGTGGGTCCTGACCCCCACCGACCAGACCCCACTGACCGCCCTCAGCCGCGCCCGCACACTGGTGGAAGGGCTGGGGGCGGCCCCGGTGGTCATGCCACCCGACGCACACGACGCCCTGGTGGCGACGGTCAGCCACCTGCCGTATCTGGCCAGTCTGGCCCTGACGCACATGGTGGCCCGCGACGAGCGCCTGAGCCTGCTGGCTGCCGGGGGCTTCCGCGACCTGACCCGCGTGGCCAGCGGCGATCCGCGCATGAGCCGCGACATGGTGGTGGAGAACAAGGCGGCGCTGCGTGAGGCCCTGAGGCGCTTCAGGTATCAGCTGGACCGCCTGGAAGCGGACCTTGAAGAACCCGAGGAACTGCTGGCCGCCGCGCACGAGGGCAAACGCACCCGCGACAGCCTGCCGGTGGTGCGCCGCAGCCTGCTGCCACAGAAATACGATCTGGTGGTGGCCGTGCCGGACAGGCCCAACCAGATCGGCATCGTGACCCAGACGCTGGGCGCAGCGGGGGTGAATATCAAAGACATCGAGGTGCTGGCGATCCGCGAGGAAGGCGGAGCCCTGCGGCTGGGCCTGGAATCCGCCGACGCCGTGACGCAGGCGACCGGCATTCTGCGCGGCGCGGGTTTCGAGGTTCGCGGGCGCGGCTGA